The sequence CTGTGATGTCTCCTTCTGACTTCAAGAGGCAGCCCAACAACTTTATTCCACTGAAACAGCGCCATCTAATGTAAAAGAGTACAAAGGGTACTCAAAGCCAGAACAATGAGACTGTGAGCAGagtaaaaagtgaaacaaaaatatgatttaattgattttttgtAATGACAAGTCTAAATGATTTAAATTAAAGCATTCATTGAATTAAATAAGGAAAGAAAACACTCATGCTCCATTGAGCTACAAACTTAAATACACCTGgacatgaaagaaaataaagctgaTGTAAAGGTttctttacatgttttttttaagtgtaaaagGCATCTCTTCAGTGCAAAAGGCATAAATTTGGCTCTTACTTTTTCTCtcctgtgctgctctgtggCTCTTCTTTGTGTACATTAAAACATCTCCTCCACCTGCTGAAAGCTGGTATCACACTCCAGCTCCCCTGAGGCTGTGAGGAGCTCCCCCTCTTTGAGCTCCTCCACCTGAGTAAACTCCACCTCCTCTTCTCCATCTCCACTCTCACCTTGCCTTTTTGCCCCTGTACtttctcccctccctcctccttccacTCTGccgtctctcctctctgctctgctggtATCCTCCTGACTCTCCCTACCATCACCTGCGGCCTCTCTCACCAACTCCCCACCCTCAGCTGCCTCTCGGGGGATCTGGCTTTGAGGTGGTGGGTTCGGGGTGTCCGGGATGAGGGGCGATTGGAGCGTCTCTACAGGTGTGAGCTCTGCATCCATGCCCATGCTGGAGACGGGTGCAGGGCCACGAACACGTGCAGACTTGTACCTCAAACGTGTCTTGAGCTTCTCTTCTTTTAACTTAGAGACAAAGAAACAAAGGGAGGAGTTTACAGTAGAGATAATCATAGGAGGATCTAactcacagaaaaacagaagaaaactcTCCTTACCCTGCGCCTCTCATCAGCAAGCCTCATCTTCTCGTCTATTTCCTCTCTGCTGGGGAGATTCTGTGCCTTCTTGGCCCTCAGAGACTCCAGCCTGGCAGGAGGTCTTCGCATAACTCCTTCACTGTCACTGAGCTGATCCATGACACGCAAAAGCGCCCAGCAGGGAGCAACAGAGAGCAAACATTCATCAGACTACACTCAACATAAAGTCCTGTGaaattacagtgcctataaaaagtattcacccccttggaagtttcacacttttattgattttataaatcaatcatggccaatataatctggctttttggaaaataaaaaaatcctctttgatgtcaaagtgaaaacagattcctatAGAGTAaggtcaattaaataaaaatatgcaacgtaaaataagtgactgcataaatattctccccctttaaagtgactggagTCCATATAGTGTACCACTTTTAAAGCATTGTTTTTAATGCCTTCAGTGGAAAGCTAATTCAAACTACACACTGCAAAAAACAGCAGCCTTACGCTTTCAATATGTGCATCTTACAAACACCTAGTGAAGAGGAAAACCAACCGTAGTGGCATGTTTTCAAACAAGTATTCACAAAAGTTAGAACTTAGAGAATAGATTTCCAGATAGTTGTAAAACTTTTtataaaatgactattttaAGAGACTAAAAACCACAGGAAATTTTACATCTAGAGAAATGTCTGGTGGTGTTTCCCTCTGCTGTTTCCAGTGTACACCAGTTACCCACCATGATGCTGAATGCCTCCCCTGCCCcgctgctcctctctctgctctgtcctGCTGGTATGATACCCTGAAGCAGCAGCTCCTCCAGGATCTCACTGGAGTTTTGACGCTCCTGCACAGCGCTTTCCTCCTGCAGCAAGCCTGGAAACGTGAAACAccataaaaatcataaaattcaACATAGAACATGTGAATATTCTCTACAGAGTTCAGTTTGCCTGCTGCACATACACACCATCTTGCTTGATTCCATCTGTTTCACTTTCTATGACACGCGTTACAGGAGGGAGCTTTCTTGGCACTGTTCCGGGTAAGTCAGATGTCTCTCTGTTGTCCATCACCACCCCGCTGTCGGCGGTGCCCTTTGACACGGCGGAGTCTCCACGGCCATCCAGTTTACTTCCTGTCTCATCCTGgcagcacagacacacaacatgAAAGCAAACACTTCAATATCCTGAGGCCTTATTGTATCTCAGACATGTGGTTGTCATGTTGACATGAATACAGTCACTGAGGAACAGCACAACAGGTCACACACACAGATTAcatcatttcagatttttttaaacacaattattaaacacagcattattaaacaaaGAAATCCATGAATGTTTGATCAAAATGGTCATGTTTGTCTTTGTATTGAACCATTTtataaatgtagattaaaacaGCGCTCTCATCTGGTCTCCTTAATGACAGCTGCAGATTCTTTACCATAGGTGAGCGCTGGGAGgtagatcgactggtaaatcaaaagcttcGCCTTTTCAGCTCCCTCTTGACCACAATGGTCCGGCACAtctgcagtactgctgatgctgcatcaATTCTCCTGTCAGTCTCacgctcccttttaccctcagtCGTGAACAAGAACCCGAGAtacctgaactccttcacctgaggcagaaaCTCACTCCCACCTGGAGGAagcaatccaccgttttccagcagagaaccatggcctcagacttggaagTCACTCATCCCAACCACTTCTCACTCAGCTTCAAACCGCCCCAATGTCTGTGGAGGTTTCCAGCTCAAAGgcttcctgagccttcattctcttaCTCTGGTTCTGTACACACAACTGTAATCATCGGTTAGACTGCTAGATGGAGTCAGTACAATCATTGTCATCCTTCACAAGGAGAAGGTTAGTGGTGAAAagacaggctgttctcagagactTTACTGGAAATGTAGactgaagggaaaagtgtggtacaAAAAGGAGCataagcaacagggatgagctcagccttgaGAGGACTGTCTAACAAAGCAGACTCAGGAACTTAGAGGAGcctcacaaggagtggactgtgactggagtcagtggatcaagggCTACCACACAGACttgtccaggaaatggactacaagtgtggACTACCAGAACTTACTGACCATgatattactgtgtttgattggccagccacctggtctgacctgaaccccatagagaatctctagggaaatgtcaagaggatgatgacaccagactcaacaatccagatgagcttaaggctgctatcagagcaacctgggcttcataacacccgaGTAggaccacagactgattggctccatgccacgtcACACAGATTTAGAGAATCATGAAAAAGGAGCTCAGACCAAGTACTGAGAGATAAATGAGTTAACTTTAACTCCTTAAGCAGTActttaacactgaaaaatgtattgtgtatttgatgTATTTTAACATGTAAGAAACATAATACTTTTCCCAAAATATaattaagtaaaagtaaaattacaaataaaaaaacaaaaaaaaacaaaacaggaaagtTACTGAGTTACTGTGGGTAAATGTTACAGAGATTTGCCGCCTTTACTTGATATAGACtgtataaaaatattcatatgTCACTATACTTATTATATCTGGTAAAAGCATTAATACATGGCGAGGAATGCCCAAAATAATGAAGAAATTgaatcaaatcaataaaaaaaatatcggCAGTACGGACCACGCTTCTTTTGGGTCCTCTTGGTGTCACCAAAATAACCGATACACGGAATTCGGCGTTACACCTACAACGACTTTTCGTCGCACTTATGTtcatttatagctgatatagcgGGTTTAGACTGCTACACAGTTTTAGCTAAAAGTGGAGGGTTGAGTGACATAGCCTACCTCGTCTCTCTTCACCTCTTCCGGTGTCAGCGGGTGAACCACCGTGTTTGAGGAGCTGCCGCATCCCATATTCACCTCAGGTCAACGGTGACAGACGAGGACATGAATGTCTCAGGTTTAATTACTTTTCTACGTGTTTTTCGCTGTTCTGGTTCACTCAGAAACCCTCTCATTCCTTCACTCAGCCTCCGTGATCCCGGGACGTTGCTAAGGGGCCGTTGCTACAATAAATCTGACCTGGTTAAAGAGCTGACACCCAAGGACAAGCTGGGGAGGGTGTCAAGAGCCAAGAGGACACAGAAAGGTGTGACACGCCTGTGTTACTGCTCTGATACACTTTTGCAGGGTTGTTACTGATACTGAAAGTCTCAGAGATTTTATAAAGTTACCAAAAAACAGCTTAAGTATGGCTGAACTAATGAGGCCAGTCCAAGGAGCACTCACTAGGCAGGCTCAAACGCGACCAGGGACGGTATGGATTACCTGGTGTGAGTGTGCCCCCTA comes from Cheilinus undulatus linkage group 16, ASM1832078v1, whole genome shotgun sequence and encodes:
- the stmnd1 gene encoding stathmin domain-containing protein 1 gives rise to the protein MGCGSSSNTVVHPLTPEEVKRDEDETGSKLDGRGDSAVSKGTADSGVVMDNRETSDLPGTVPRKLPPVTRVIESETDGIKQDGLLQEESAVQERQNSSEILEELLLQGIIPAGQSRERSSGAGEAFSIMLSDSEGVMRRPPARLESLRAKKAQNLPSREEIDEKMRLADERRRLKEEKLKTRLRYKSARVRGPAPVSSMGMDAELTPVETLQSPLIPDTPNPPPQSQIPREAAEGGELVREAAGDGRESQEDTSRAERRDGRVEGGGRGESTGAKRQGESGDGEEEVEFTQVEELKEGELLTASGELECDTSFQQVEEMF